The Halichondria panicea chromosome 14, odHalPani1.1, whole genome shotgun sequence genome contains a region encoding:
- the LOC135348212 gene encoding ciliogenesis-associated TTC17-interacting protein-like produces the protein MDSAQNSTEDAPNDHTIQENVMEKRSFAPEEDKPDVLEETPVSIPPRPHDLQSTTAHDLESTTHDLQSTTPHDLESTPPSALPGYLPWEEDMEMVSKYLDRKDDLEESYECYLQGNPELRAILADFMQAVLIQKPDNVYQFARDYFRPFGSDATHAPLFPSHRVTPSD, from the exons ATGGACAGTGCTCAAAATTCAACAGAAGATGCTCCAAATGACCACACAATACAAGAAAATGTCATGGAGAAACGGTCATTTGCACCAGAAGAAGATAAGCCAGATGTCCTAGAGGAAACTCCAGTATCCATCCCCCCACGGCCACATGACCTACAGTCCACCACCGCACATGACCTGGAGTCCACCACACATGACCTACAGTCCACCACCCCACATGACCTGGAGTCCACCCCACCCTCCGCTCTACCTGGCTACCTTCCCTGGGAAGAAGACATGGAAATGGTCTCCAAATATCTCGACAGAAAG GATGATCTAGAAGAGTCTTACGAGTGCTACCTACAAGGCAACCCAGAGCTGAGAGCAATTCTGGCCGACTTCATGCAAGCTGTACTCATACAAAAACCAGACAATGTCTACCAATTTGCACGGGACTATTTTAGACCATTTGGATCGGATGCTACCCACGCTCCACTCTTCCCCTCTCATAGGGTCACTCCATCAGACTAA
- the LOC135348195 gene encoding protein boule-like, producing MNTLAFAPTSPQAVYSLPATIPASAEVPIMQVQVGVEIPNRVFVGGCPYSMTEKELGDFFCQFGPVKDSKIVFDKASGKSLGYGFVTYICEADAVNVYNKGSIFYNEKKLNVSKAIRKHGGQYVRPNQEYNNMYVQPNGYFVGGDGLWRYQAPQTQPVSPYFVYMAPSMQQQPTMQYSLQTPTLTPMASAAYIPQHHSVYQSPLKVPPIALQAPPNQAAAAIEVIEIETSTTVTTSSSEQDSSVESDKENTFKPINSSLSSDEQGTAGTDLQGVDLDRIFERRNTPPRKRPSPQKAAHYVYPQYPGQFPQPVYQTAGYVPM from the exons ATGAATACGCTGGCGTTTGCCCCCACCTCTCCTCAAGCAGTGTACTCTCTCCCTGCTACCATACCCGCCTCAGCAGAGGTCCCAATAATGCAGGTCCAGGTCGGTGTGGAGATACCCAACAGGGTGTTCGTGGGAGGATGCCCCTACAGT ATGACTGAAAAGGAGCTGGGAGATTTCTTCTGTCAATTTGGGCCTGTCAAAGACTCAAAAATTGTTTTTGACAAAGCCAGTGGAAAATCGCTAGG CTATGGATTTGTGACCTACATATGTGAGGCAGATGCAGTCAATGTCTACAATAAA GGCAGTATTTTCTACAATGAGAAGAAACTCAATGTCTCCAAGGCAATCCGCAAGCATGGTGGACAGTATGTCAGGCCCAACCAGGAGTATAATAACATGTACGTCCAACCCAATGGCTACTTTGTCGGTGGTGACGGTCTATGGCGATACCAAGCCCCTCAAACACAACCTGTCAGC cCTTACTTTGTGTACATGGCTCCCAGTATGCAGCAGCAACCCACCATGCAGTACAGCCTTCAAACT ccCACCCTCACCCCAATGGCCAGTGCTGCCTACATACCTCAGCATCACTCAGTGTATCAGTCACCTCTGAAGGTGCCCCCCATCGCTCTGCAAGCTCCTCCAAACCAAGCAGCAGCAGCCATAGAAGTCATCGAGATTGAAACCAGTACAACTGTGACCACTAGCAGTTCTGAGCAAGATTCCTCGGTTGAGTCCGACAAAGAAAATACGTTCAAGCCGATCAATTCTTCTCTGTCTAGTGATGAGCAAGGCACCGCTGGAACTGATCTCCAAGGTGTCGATTTGGATAGAATTTTCGAACGTCGTAACACGCCCCCTCGTAAAAGACCCTCCCCCCAAAAGGCTGCTCACTACGTGTACCCGCAATACCCCGGGCAATTCCCTCAACCAGTCTACCAGACTGCCGGCTATGTACCTATGTAA
- the LOC135348194 gene encoding uncharacterized protein LOC135348194, whose product MAHPPSPESVCAATLGALTFPVVLAGAQLAVFQPLGITLRQGSRVSSICGGLAVLTAGFTASIATAKSLEILQSTIFKSNTEGLNIITSRDVFLSSISSLVVFRALGGRFSNVLPSSLLRPGAFARDWLPTTRGMQYATDKERDMIQTIGRRYGCHSCGKRRVSNFVADHQPPSKTIVGAGEVLSQRFYPQCNRCSRQQGGLLSNNNGKFAALNPKSIRTHSPSLRVYHTFLPLPFVFAYLYRGTKEEEDVSEQFVEVVVHQQGKEVAVQTRSKRTLHKLIHESDLEELVINFPLRIVWEKIVQFLDSFRNAGDAFHVTLWSFIVIAACGTI is encoded by the coding sequence ATGgcccaccccccctcccccgaGTCAGTATGTGCTGCAACACTTGGTGCACTTACCTTCCCCGTCGTCCTCGCTGGAGCGCAACTGGCCGTCTTTCAACCGCTTGGAATCACGCTTCGACAAGGAAGTAGAGTATCGTCAATCTGCGGAGGCCTTGCCGTTCTGACCGCTGGATTCACTGCATCCATAGCTACTGCAAAATCACTCGAGATTCTACAATCGACGATATTCAAATCAAATACTGAGGGTCTGAATATCATAACTAGCCGTGATGTATTTCTCTCCTCAATTTCGAGCCTTGTTGTATTTAGGGCTCTAGGCGGAAGATTTTCTAACGTCCTTCCGAGTTCTCTGTTAAGACCCGGGGCTTTTGCTCGAGACTGGCTACCAACCACTCGAGGTATGCAATACGCGACCGATAAGGAGCGAGATATGATTCAAACGATTGGAAGACGTTACGGTTGTCACTCGTGCGGAAAGAGAAGGGTGTCTAATTTTGTGGCCGATCATCAACCGCCTAGTAAGACTATTGTGGGGGCGGGtgaagtgctgagtcagcgatTCTATCCTCAGTGTAATAGATGTTCCCGGCAACAAGGCGGTTTATTATCAAACAACAACGGAAAGTTTGCTGCATTGAATCCGAAATCGATCAGAACACACTCGCCCAGTTTACGAGTGTATCATACTTTTTTACCGCTTCCTTTTGTCTTTGCATACCTTTATAGAGGCACTAAAGAAGAAGAAGACGTGTCCGAGCAGTTTGTAGAAGTTGTTGTGCACCAACAAGGTAAAGAGGTCGCAGTTCAAACTAGATCAAAAAGAACGCTTCACAAATTAATCCACGAATCAGATCTCGAGGAACTAGTGATTAATTTCCCACTGCGTATTGTATGGGAAAAAATAGTACAATTTTTGGACTCTTTTAGAAATGCAGGAGATGCTTTTCATGTGACTCTTTGGTCATTCATAGTCATTGCTGCATGCGGTACAATCTAG
- the LOC135348173 gene encoding protein disulfide-isomerase A4-like yields MKRSDLVFLLLVSLLCCACGVEEDAVMGEDSESVPSEGGVGVGREDVGDVELPLLNDDNFLRAVKNVDFMVVEFYTPWCHHCASMLTVLGELSGDLQAEGVSFARVDIEQSKELKARYQINAVPDIRILRRGVASPYTGPSESDGKQALIDYFLEEAAIPLEEGPIELTVANFDSIVKATPIILVEFYAEWCVHCQQLEPHFHAAARRLRYSDPPVLLGQVQIPDQMEVAKRYGVEGYPLLIVFRYGREYNYTGPREEEGIVSYMKKQAGPPSQLLSSVAETKAFARSNTEIRAIGFFSKSTNPELLERYMETGNRVRMDMELGHTTDEAVAKEMGFKTNTIVVFHPRNYVSSFEEGHSVIKTIPTNQDVLMKQLMSHSRPLVGHMTEDNQLSVYHDRPLLVGYMDLSWDLHAKTIRYWHNIIASVAKDYTPASKKQLIFAIADEQEFPTDIKLLGLSDWGEDIAVGIFGKDGVRFALTEELTSESLKEFIDDFLGKGLRPKLNSEPTPKSNKGSAIKKVVGNTFEKFMGDKSKNRLIKLCMPDAPQCKKAGEYFPKVVARYEGMDEVVFGEMNMALNDVPPSVKLDGILPTFLFARKGSKDIIQVAPKPTDDADLVFFLKVRHSIRPTLSERDIALRSKYKKNKEGKKEKKSDKKKSKKDEL; encoded by the exons ATGAAAAGAAGCGACCTTGTGTTTCTGTTGCTAGTATCCCTACTCTGCTGCGCATGCGGGGTAGAGGAGGACGCTGTGATGGGAGAGGACAGTGAGAGTGTGCCCAGTGagggtggtgtgggcgtgggcCGTGAGGATGTGGGAGATGTGGAGCTGCCTCTTCTCAACGACGACAACTTCCTTCGAGCTGTCAAAAATGTTGATTTCATGGTCGTTGAATTTTACACTCCATG gtGTCACCACTGTGCCAGCATGCTGACTGTGCTGGGGGAGCTGTCAGGTGATCTCCAGGCAGAGGGAGTGAGCTTTGCCAGGGTAGACATTGAACAGAGCAAGGAACTCAAAGCAAG GTATCAAATTAACGCGGTACCAGACATACGGATACTGAGAAGAGGCGTGGCATCTCCGTACACTGGTCCTAGTGAGAGCGACGGAAAACAAG CTCTTATCGACTATTTCCTGGAGGAAGCTGCTATACCATTGGAAGAAGGACCTATTGAACTAACAGTGGCTAACTTTGATTCCATCGTCAAAGCTACACCCATAATACTGGTGGAGTTCTACGCTGAATGGTGTGTGCATTGTCAGCAACTGGAGCCACACTTCCATGCTGCTGCCAGGAG aCTCCGCTACAGCGACCCCCCAGTGCTGCTAGGTCAGGTACAGATACCAGATCAGATGGAGGTGGCTAAACGGTATGGAGTGGAGGGATACCCACTCCTCATCGTGTTCAGATATGGTAGAGAATACAACTACACTGGGCCAAGGGAAGAGGAAG GCATTGTTAGCTACATGAAGAAGCAGGCCGGACCACCCTCTCAGCTGCTGTCCTCTGTGGCTGAGACCAAGGCATTTGCTCGCTCAAATACTGAAATTCGTGCCATTGGGTTTTTCTCTAAGAGTACTAACCCTGAGTTGTTGGAACGGTACATGGAGACTGGGAATAGAGTTAGGATGGACATGGAACTGGGACACACAACTGATGAGGCTGTAGCCAAGGAAATGGGCTTTAAGACAAATACGATTGTAGTATTTCATCCAAG AAACTATGTATCTTCTTTTGAGGAAGGTCATTCTGTTATCAAGACTATCCCAACCAACCAAGATGTGTTGATGAAGCAGTTAATGTCTCATTCTCGTCCGCTGgtaggtcacatgactgagGACAACCAGCTCTCGGTGTATCATGATCGACCTTTACTCGTTGGCTATATGGACCTCTCCTGGGACCTTCACGCTAAGA ccataCGCTATTGGCACAATATAATCGCCTCCGTTGCCAAGGACTACACTCCAGCAAGCAAGAAACAGTTGATCTTTGCTATAGCAGATGAACAAGAATTTCCGACCGACATCAAACTACTCGGCCTATCAGATTGGGGCGAGGACATTGCCGTGGGGATATTTGGAAAAGACGGTGTCCGTTTTGCGCTAACAGAAGAACTAACTTCAGAATCACTGAAAGAATTTATCGATGATTTTTTGGGTAAAGGTTTGCGTCCTAAGTTGAACTCTGAACCCACTCCAAAATCAAACAAGGGAAGTGCAATCAAAAAAGTCGTCGGAAACACATTCGAAAAATTTATGGGTGATAAATCGAAAAATAGGCTCATAAAATTATGTATGCCTGATGCTCCTCAGTGTAAAAAAGCGGGCGAATATTTCCCAAAAGTTGTGGCTCGATACGAGGGAATGGATGAGGTCGTGTTTGGAGAAATGAATATGGCGCTTAATGACGTACCCCCCTCCGTTAAGTTGGATGGTATTCTACCAACTTTTCTGTTTGCTCGTAAGGGGTCAAAGGACATTATTCAAGTCGCTCCCAAGCCTACGGATGATGCTGATTTGGTTTTTTTTCTTAAG GTTCGGCACAGTATTCGTCCCACATTGAGTGAGCGAGATATTGCGCTGAGGTCAAAGTACAAGAAGAACAAGGAAGGCAAGAAAGAGAAAAAGAGCGATAAAAAGAAGTCCAAGAAAGATGAACTATAA